A stretch of Hydractinia symbiolongicarpus strain clone_291-10 chromosome 9, HSymV2.1, whole genome shotgun sequence DNA encodes these proteins:
- the LOC130657812 gene encoding uncharacterized protein LOC130657812 gives MGYYFSNDELFRLMLRKGVYPYEYMNSWRRFKETKLQPGEAFYSNLKMNCISDHDYAHAQKVWNAIIPKGSETTMGDYHDAYLVTDVLLLTDIFQSFRNVCQENYKLDPAHFYSAPGLAWKAALKYTEIKLELLTDPDMLLMFEKGIRGGITQSVYRYAVANNKYMGDQYDHSQESSYLQYLDANNLYGWAMQQPLPTHGFKLISNVEVINEKKIDKLVADNKHGHILEVDIDYPKSLHDKYNELPFLPERKVVHRVEKLIPNLEHKRKYVAHIGTLHQALKHGLELKKVHRAIQFKHSAWLKPYIDHNTKLRTAAKNEFEKDFYKLMNLSVFGKTMENVRNHQNIKLVTNEAAYAKLTMQPNFKSGTCFSKNLMGIEMGRMGMKMNKPLYIGQAILDQSKTIMYEFHYNYM, from the coding sequence ATGGGCTACTACTTTAGCAATGATGAGTTATTCCGGCTCATGCTTCGAAAGGGAGTTTACCCATACGAATATATGAATAGTTGGCGACGATTCAAAGAGACTAAGCTTCAACCTGGAGAGGCCTTCTATAgcaatttaaaaatgaattgtatAAGCGATCATGATTATGCTCATGCCCAGAAGGTATGGAATGCTATTATTCCAAAGGGCTCAGAGACCACCATGGGTGACTACCACGATGCGTATTTAGTGACGGATGTCCTGCTATTGACTGACATCTTCCAGAGCTTTCGAAACGTGTGCCAGGAGAACTACAAGCTCGATCCTGCCCATTTCTACAGCGCACCCGGCTTAGCATGGAAAGCAGCACTCAAATACACAGAAATCAAGCTGGAGCTCCTAACGGATCCTGATATGCTCCTGATGTTTGAAAAAGGAATAAGGGGTGGGATCACCCAGTCTGTATATAGGTATGCAGTAGCCAACAACAAATATATGGGGGATCAATATGATCATTCTCAGGAATCATCGTACCTGCAGTACCTAGACGCCAACAACCTGTACGGGTGGGCAATGCAACAACCCCTCCCAACTCATGGCTTTAAATTGATATCAAATGTAGAGGTAATCAATGAAAAGAAGATCGATAAGCTCGTCGCTGACAACAAGCATGGACACATCTTGGAGGTTGACATTGATTACCCAAAGAGCCTACATGACAAGTACAACGAGCTCCCTTTCCTGCCGGAGCGAAAGGTGGTTCACAGGGTCGAGAAACTAATACCAAATCTCGAACATAAGCGGAAATACGTGGCACACATTGGGACTCTACATCAAGCCCTGAAACACGGCCTCGAGCTTAAAAAGGTGCACCGCGCTATCCAATTCAAACATAGTGCCTGGCTTAAGCCATATATAGATCACAACACGAAGCTGAGAACTGCCGCCAAAAACGAGTTCGAGAAGGACTTTTACAAGCTTATGAATTTATCGGTCTTTGGAAAGACGATGGAGAATGTACGGAATCATCAGAACATCAAGCTGGTCACGAATGAAGCCGCTTACGCAAAACTCACTATGCAACCAAACTTTAAAAGCGGCACTTGTTTCAGTAAAAATTTGATGGGTATTGAAATGGGCAGAATGGGAATGAAAATGAACAAGCCCCTGTATATTGGTCAAGCTATTTTAGACCAGTCAAAGACCATCATGTACGAGTTCCACTACAACTACATGTAA
- the LOC130656833 gene encoding neutral and basic amino acid transport protein rBAT-like — translation MTSATYEKKKKEDYNVELKTKSEFRRPSGKEVAACKPCRLCLVGTFLLFLIGLLVASIVLIAITDKCKTTERVKKSNIFAYQVYVKSFQDSDNDGEGDVNGLKAKLSYIKNMGTKVIVLNDAVGKKDLKLDLNMGDIKGFKKLVSSSKEQGMKVLIQMNPVVVADDNEWFIESKQKNSKHDWFIWRDANFTNNWKSVSSGSAWHGAGGYRNQSFYSHFGASLPTLNYYSSEVVGEVTKILNWWLDLGVDGFVLTSISRLVVDKKFRSNNGNCSYDKDLPYSHKILANLFQTIHQRGGVVWVVPRTNVKESVKYFGNKDNQEADVVLNDDFALLKSSSLTAKRLNESLSTYLKDQPSFGEIGWMMGGTSYTRLASRFSSAQSKLMSLFLLTLPHVVLNYYGDELLLQDTKDGKSFAMMKWSNDTKEASRAITVAFSNLTHIRSSMDVFKYSPKIVYAKEKALVMWYKGSTELIVGANFGSAAAQAANVTEAVKGKFIFHTDDTKTGKKVDLKTPLEVPANQLFLMEVIE, via the exons atgacgtcagcaacttatgagaaaaaaaaaaaagaagactaTAATGTGGAgctgaaaactaaaagtgaaTTCCGCAGACCGTCCGGCAAAGAAGTTGCTGCGTGCAAGCCCTGTCGCCTGTGTTTAGTAGGAacatttcttttgtttctgaTTGGTTTGTTAGTTGCGTCAATTGTTCTAATTGCAATCACTGATAAATGCAAAACGACAGAACGGGTAAAAAAGTCAAATATTTTTGCGTATCAAGTTTATGTGAAATCATTCCAAGACTCAGACAATGACGGAGAAGGTGATGTTAATGGGTTGAAAGCTAAGTTGTCGTATATTAAAAACATGGGTACAAAGGTGATTGTTTTGAACGATGCGGTTGGAAAAAAGGACTTGAAATTAGATTTAAACATGGGAGAcataaaaggttttaaaaaactaGTGAGCTCTTCAAAAGAACAAGGAATGAAAGTTCTGATTCAAATGAACCCTGTTGTCGTGGCTGACGACAATGAATGGTTCATAGAAAGTAAACAGAAAAACTCGAAACATGATTGGTTTATCTGGCGGGATGCAAATTTCACCAACAATTGGAAATCGGTCAGCAGCGGCTCAGCGTGGCATGGGGCAGGTGGATATAGAAATCAATCTTTTTATTCACATTTTGGAGCGTCTTTACCTACATTGAATTATTACAGTTCAGAGGTTGTTGGCGAAGTTACGAAGATTTTAAATTGGTGGCTTGATCTAGGTGTTGATGGTTTTGTACTGACAAGTATCTCTCGATTGGTTGTGGACAAAAAATTTCGTTCCAATAATGGCAACTGTAGCTACGATAAAG ATCTTCCTTACTCACACAAGATTCTTGCTAACCTTTTCCAAACAATACATCAACGAGGTGGAGTGGTTTGGGTGGTACCACGAACCAATGTGAAGGAGAGCGTTAAATACTTTGGCAACAAAGACAATCAAGAAGCAGACGTGGTTTTGAACGATGACTTTGCACTACTTAAATCCTCTTCTCTTACTGCGAAAAGGTTGAACGAGAGTTTAAGCACTTACTTGAAAGACCAACCAAGCTTTGGAGAGATCGGTTGGATGATGGGTGGCACCAGTTATACAAGGTTAGCCAGTCGATTCAGTAGCGCCCAATCAAAGCTGATGTCGCTCTTTCTTCTAACTCTTCCTCATgttgttttgaattattatgGAGATGAGTTGCTCCTGCAAGATACAAAGGATGGGAAAAGCTTTGCGATGATGAAGTGGAGCAATGATACAAAAGAAG catCCAGGGCTATAACTGTTGCCTTTTCAAATCTCACGCACATTCGAAGTTCCATGGATGTGTTCAAGTATTCTCCGAAAATTGTGTATGCGAAAGAAAAGGCGTTGGTTATGTGGTATAAAGGTTCTACTGAACTAATTGTGGGCGCTAATTTTGGAAGCGCTGCTGCCCAAGCAGCGAATGTTACTGAAGCAGTAAAAGGAAAGTTTATATTTCACACGGACGATACGAAAACTGGAAAAAAAGTTGACTTGAAAACACCTTTGGAAGTCCCTGCTAATCAGTTGTTTCTCATGGAAGTTATAGAATGA